From a region of the Procambarus clarkii isolate CNS0578487 chromosome 2, FALCON_Pclarkii_2.0, whole genome shotgun sequence genome:
- the LOC138367064 gene encoding facilitated trehalose transporter Tret1-like: MGSVVGCCISGPLMMYLGPRIYLLVSLVISVASWLLQAFSPSVGVLLTSRVLLGLTLGSISNSSGLYVLEISHQDIRGALSGIMFLVRQLGYLLASVVGLSSLGWRQMGFVYSGTTAIPILGLIFLPNSPRWLVTRGRVTDAQKALVFFRGKHYDFQLELKAIADIYCSSGGGNVIWQQLRGIAKSSVFRIFCLMASLNFMMGFDGNVSMTSYLVPIFKKLNTNLDSYTSSIIFNGIKIVGALLCFCVTDRLGRRPVVIAPYCVCAVCLAVCGGYFYMQESDSLKWLQLSSVFVYILFNSIGQPIITILSGELMPASFRAIGFSMLNLVAVLGMFAASMTYPATVEALGQHGAFWLFSAVCGTLALVSALTLPETLGRSLEDIEAVTRCQTVEA, translated from the coding sequence ATGGGGTCTGTGGTTGGATGCTGTATCAGCGGACCACTAATGATGTATCTTGGCCCCAGAATCTATCTTCTGGTGAGTTTGGTCATCTCAGTGGCCTCCTGGCTCCTGCAGGCCTTCTCCCCCAGCGTGGGGGTCCTCCTTACATCGCGTGTCCTCCTCGGCCTCACACTCGGGAGCATCTCAAATTCCTCAGGATTGTACGTCTTGGAGATTTCCCATCAAGACATACGAGGAGCTCTCAGTGGAATAATGTTCCTAGTTAGACAACTGGGTTACTTACTGGCGTCAGTCGTCGGGCTGTCCAGTCTCGGCTGGCGACAAATGGGCTTCGTGTATTCCGGTACGACTGCCATCCCCATCTTGGGCTTGATCTTCCTGCCAAACTCTCCTCGCTGGCTCGTCACTCGCGGCCGCGTCACTGATGCTCAGAAAGCTCTCGTTTTCTTCAGAGGAAAACATTACGACTTTCAACTAGAACTGAAGGCCATTGCAGACATATATTGTTCAAGCGGAGGAGGTAATGTTATTTGGCAGCAACTGAGGGGTATTGCAAAGTCCTCCGTATTTCGCATATTCTGTTTAATGGCTTCTCTAAATTTCATGATGGGTTTTGATGGTAACGTCTCAATGACGTCGTACCTAGTGCCAATTTTCAAGAAGCTGAACACAAATCTGGATTCCTACACCTCTTCCATAATATTTAATGGCATTAAAATTGTCGGAGCTCTCTTGTGCTTCTGTGTAACTGATCGTCTTGGAAGAAGACCAGTGGTCATAGCTCCGTACTGCGTGTGTGCCGTGTgcttggctgtgtgtggtggctacTTCTACATGCAGGAGTCTGACAGCTTGAAATGGCTGCAACTTAGTTCCGTGTTTGTGTACATTTTATTTAATAGTATCGGGCAGCCAATCATCACTATTTTGTCCGGAGAACTGATGCCTGCATCGTTTCGTGCTATTGGGTTTTCAATGCTTAATCTAGTAGCAGTGTTAGGGATGTTCGCAGCATCCATGACTTACCCAGCAACGGTAGAGGCACTTGGGCAGCACGGGGCCTTCTGGCTCTTCAGTGCAGTGTGTGGCACCCTGGCACTCGTCAGCGCTCTCACTCTGCCTGAGACTCTGGGTCGCTCCCTGGAGGACATCGAAGCCGTAACCAGATGTCAAACTGTTGAAGCATGA